A single Blastococcus colisei DNA region contains:
- a CDS encoding alpha/beta fold hydrolase, whose amino-acid sequence MSAATVLRRVAAVRTTDGAVLHAVVDGADDAPVTLVLAHGWTLAQAAWDDVAELLLPRLAAGELRLIRYDQRGHGRSSWGRYADAVGELSIDQLGADLGELLDELAPSGPVVLAGHSMGGMTIMCLAAARPELFGDRVRGVALVSTSAGDLAPAGDTPAERLQLKLAPGMVSAAIGGARALERMRQLLPPSHPRHRKLVRELLYGADATDEMVVAGAEIMHASTVRAFAAFYPALGEHDKRQELTALTSVPVEILVGDSDKLTPKRHSRQLAEAIPDAALHVAGRTGHMLPQERARLATDAVERLLARAVPDRVAA is encoded by the coding sequence ATGAGCGCGGCAACCGTGCTCCGCCGGGTGGCGGCGGTCCGGACCACCGACGGCGCCGTCCTGCATGCCGTCGTCGACGGGGCCGACGACGCCCCGGTCACCCTCGTCCTCGCCCACGGCTGGACCCTGGCGCAGGCCGCCTGGGACGACGTCGCCGAGCTGCTCCTCCCCCGGCTCGCCGCCGGCGAGCTGAGGCTGATCCGGTACGACCAGCGCGGCCACGGCCGCTCCAGCTGGGGCCGCTACGCCGACGCCGTCGGCGAGCTCTCGATCGACCAGCTCGGCGCCGACCTCGGCGAACTGCTCGACGAGCTGGCCCCCAGCGGTCCGGTCGTCCTGGCCGGCCACTCGATGGGCGGCATGACGATCATGTGCCTGGCCGCCGCGCGGCCCGAGCTGTTCGGCGACCGGGTGCGCGGCGTGGCGCTGGTGTCGACGTCGGCCGGCGACCTGGCCCCGGCGGGCGATACGCCGGCCGAGCGGCTCCAGCTGAAGCTGGCCCCCGGCATGGTCTCGGCCGCCATCGGCGGCGCTCGGGCGCTCGAGCGGATGCGGCAGCTGCTGCCGCCCTCGCACCCGCGCCACCGGAAGCTGGTCCGCGAGCTGCTCTACGGCGCCGACGCCACCGACGAGATGGTGGTCGCGGGCGCGGAGATCATGCACGCCTCGACGGTGCGCGCGTTCGCCGCCTTCTACCCGGCCCTCGGCGAGCACGACAAGCGCCAGGAGCTGACGGCGCTCACGAGCGTGCCCGTCGAGATCCTCGTCGGGGACAGCGACAAGCTGACGCCCAAGCGGCACAGCCGGCAGCTGGCCGAGGCGATCCCCGACGCCGCCCTGCACGTAGCCGGGCGGACCGGGCACATGCTCCCCCAGGAGCGGGCCCGGCTGGCGACCGACGCCGTCGAGCGGCTGCTG